The following coding sequences lie in one Cinclus cinclus chromosome 15, bCinCin1.1, whole genome shotgun sequence genomic window:
- the SLITRK2 gene encoding SLIT and NTRK-like protein 2: MLKGVWLLSLLTVAGISWTESRKPAKDICSKSRCPCEEKENVLNINCENKGFTTVSLLLPPPSKIYQLFLNGNALTRLFPNEFVNYSNAVTLHLGNNDMQEIRTGAFSGLRTLKRLHLNNNKLEVLKEDTFLGLESLEYLQADYNYISAIEAGAFSKLNKLKVLILNDNLLLSLPSNVFRFVLLTHLDLRGNRLKMMPFAGVLEHIGGIMEIQLEENPWNCTCDLLPLKAWLDTITVFVGEIVCETPFRLHGKDVTQLTRQDLCPRKSSSDSNQREKHPVYSDPHISRLSPTANSAINPTRAPKASRPPKTRNRPTPRVSVSKDRQIFGPIMVYQTKSPVPITCPAGCICTSQSSDNGLNVNCQEKRISNISDLHPRPTSPKKLYLTSNYLQVIYRTDLTEYSSLDLLHLGNNRIAVIQEGAFTNLTSLRRLYLNGNYLEVLYRSMFEGLHSLQYLYLEYNVIKEILPRTFDALSNLHLLFLNNNLLRSLPDNVFGGTSLTRLNLRNNHFSHLPVRGVLDQLSALIQIDLQENPWDCTCDILGLRNWIEKVTDQNNQQSNPPVVINEVICESPTKHSGEHLKFLSKEAICPENPNLSDSSVLSMNQNTDTPHLSVSPSSYPELHTEVPLSVLILGLLVVFILSVCFGAGLFVFVLKRRKGVQSMPSSANNVDISSFQLQYGSYNTETHDKTEGHVYNYIPPPVGQMCQNPIYMQKEGDPVAYYRNLHEFSYSSLDHKKEDPTSLAFTISAAELLEKQSSPREPELLYQNIAERVKELPTGGLVHYNFCTLPKRQFAPSYESRRQNQDRINKTVLYGTPRKYFAEQSKPEHPLLQGKLQTEPDYLEVLEKQTAISQL, from the coding sequence ATGCTGAAGGGTGTTTGGTTGCTCAGTTTGTTAACAGTGGCTGGGATCTCGTGGACAGAGAGTCGCAAACCTGCCAAAGACATTTGCAGCAAGAGCCGCTGCCCTTGCGAGGAGAAGGAGAACGTGCTGAACATCAATTGTGAAAACAAGGGATTTACAActgtcagcctcctcctgccgcCCCCCTCCAAGATCTACCAGCTGTTTCTCAATGGGAACGCACTGACCCGCCTGTTCCCCAATGAGTTCGTCAACTATTCCAACGCCGTGACCCTGCACCTGGGCAACAACGACATGCAGGAGATCCGTACAGGGGCCTTCAGCGGCCTCCGCACCCTCAAGAGGCTGCACCTCAACAACAACAAGCTGGAAGTGCTGAAGGAAGACACCTTCCTGGGCTTAGAGAGTCTGGAGTACCTGCAGGCTGATTACAATTACATCAGTGCCATTGAAGCGGGAGCATTCAGCAAGCTGAACAAGCTCAAGGTGCTGATCCTCAATGACAacctcctgctgtccctgcccagcaatGTCTTCCGCTTTGTGCTCCTCACTCACCTGGACCTGCGGGGGAACCGGCTGAAGATGATGCCTTTTGCTGGTGTGCTGGAACACATTGGAGGCATCATGGAAATCCAGCTGGAGGAAAACCCCTGGAACTGCACCTGCGACTTGCTGCCACTCAAGGCCTGGCTAGACACCATCACCGTGTTTGTGGGTGAGATAGTCTGTGAAACCCCCTTCAGGCTTCATGGGAAAGATGTGACCCAGCTCACCAGGCAAGATCTCTGCCCTAGGAAAAGCTCCAGTGATTCAAACCAGAGGGAAAAACACCCTGTCTACTCAGACCCACACATCTCGAGGCTATCGCCCACAGCCAACTCTGCCATCAATCCCACCAGGGCCCCAAAAGCCAGCCGGCCACCCAAAACTAGGAACCGCCCCACCCCCCGTGTCTCTGTGTCAAAAGACAGACAAATATTTGGACCTATCATGGTTTACCAAACAAAGTCTCCTGTGCCCATCACCTGCCCAGCTGGCTGCATCTGTACATCCCAGAGCTCAGACAACGGCCTAAATGTTAACTGCCAAGAGAAAAGGATAAGTAACATCTCCGATCTCCACCCCAGGCCAACCAGTCCAAAGAAACTTTACCTTACCAGTAACTATCTGCAAGTCATTTATAGAACTGATCTCACAGAGTACAGCTCTCTGGATTTGCTACATCTAGGAAATAACAGAATTGCAGTGATACAAGAAGGTGCCTTTACAAACCTCACAAGTTTACGCAGGCTTTATCTTAATGGCAACTACCTTGAGGTTCTGTACCGATCCATGtttgaagggctgcacagcctgCAATATCTCTACCTAGAGTACAATGTCATTAAGGAGATCCTGCCACGCACATTTGATGCTCTGAGTAATCTTCATCTGTTGTTTCTCAATAACAACCTGCTCAGATCCTTGCCTGATAATGTCTTTGGAGGCACTTCCCTCACCAGGCTCAACCTTAGAAACAACCATTTCTCACACCTGCCTGTGAGAGGAGTCTTGGACCAGCTCTCGGCTCTGATTCAGATAGACCTCCAAGAGAACCCTTGGGACTGCACATGTGACATCCTGGGGCTGAGGAACTGGATAGAGAAAGTCACTGACCAGAACAACCAGCAGTCAAATCCCCCTGTAGTTATCAATGAAGTAATATGTGAGTCTCCCACCAAGCACTCTGGAGAGCATCTGAAATTCCTGAGCAAAGAAGCCATCTGCCCAGAGAACCCCAACTTGTCAGATTCTTCTGTCCTCTCCATGAACCAGAACACTGATACCCCCCATCTCAGTGTCTCACCCAGCTCCTACCCAGAATTACACACCGAAGTTCCGCTGTCTGTCCTAATTTTAGGCTTGCTGgttgtgtttattttgtctgtttgttttggggCAGGTCTGTTTGTCTTCGTCCTTAAGCGCCGGAAGGGGGTGCAGAGCATGCCCAGCAGCGCCAACAACGTAGATATAAGTTCATTTCAACTCCAGTATGGGTCTTACAACACTGAGACCCATGATAAAACTGAAGGACATGTTTATAACTACATTCCCCCTCCTGTTGGACAGATGTGCCAAAACCCAATCTACATGCAAAAGGAAGGGGATCCAGTTGCCTATTACAGGAATCTCCATGAGTTTAGCTATAGCAGTCTTGACCACAAAAAAGAAGATCCCACCAGTCTTGCATTTACCATCAGTGCAGCTGAATTACTGGAAAAGCAGTCTTCACCAAGGGAACCAGAGCTGCTGTATCAAAATATTGCAGAAAGGGTCAAGGAACTCCCCACTGGAGGATTAGTTCATTATAACTTTTGTACCTTACCCAAAAGGCAGTTTGCCCCTTCATATGAATCCAGACGCCAAAACCAGGACAGgataaataaaactgttttaTATGGAACTcccaggaaatattttgcagaacAGTCTAAACCCGAGCATCCTTTACTCCAAGGAAAGCTACAAACAGAACCAGACTACCTCGAAGTTCTGGAAAAACAAACTGCAATCAGTCAGCTGTGA